From Halapricum desulfuricans, a single genomic window includes:
- a CDS encoding AIR synthase family protein: MGDPELGKANREFFDQQIYPHLGADREDVILGPQHGVDFGAIEVGGRTLAMATDPVFIMPVVGFERAAWFAFHVLLSDVAVSGLEPAYLSVDFNLPPEITDAEFETVWETFDREARDLGVSVVTGHTARYAGCNYPMVGGGTSMAVGDSEDLVRPDGANPGDRVIVTKGPAIEATGLLSIQFESLLEGELDAETIADAKDRFYDMSPVEDALTAAAAGPVTAMHDATEGGVYGGLFEMGRAAGVGIEIERDRVPVQPGVREACDFFGIDPWISISEGTLLATVDPDGVDDVLAALQSAEIPAADVGRVVDGSGLIVDGEPIDHPGTDPFWAAVEEHMEKRNS; encoded by the coding sequence TTTTTCGACCAGCAGATCTATCCGCACCTGGGGGCCGACCGCGAGGACGTGATCCTCGGGCCACAGCACGGCGTCGACTTCGGCGCGATCGAGGTCGGCGGGCGGACGCTGGCGATGGCGACCGACCCCGTGTTCATCATGCCCGTGGTCGGCTTCGAACGGGCGGCGTGGTTCGCGTTCCACGTCCTGCTCAGCGACGTCGCCGTCTCGGGACTGGAACCGGCGTATCTCAGCGTCGACTTCAACCTCCCGCCGGAGATCACCGACGCGGAGTTCGAGACCGTCTGGGAGACCTTCGATCGGGAAGCGCGCGATCTCGGCGTATCGGTCGTTACCGGCCACACCGCCCGGTATGCCGGTTGTAACTACCCGATGGTCGGTGGCGGCACGTCGATGGCTGTCGGCGACAGCGAGGATCTCGTCCGACCCGATGGCGCGAACCCCGGCGATCGCGTGATCGTCACCAAGGGCCCGGCGATCGAGGCGACCGGCCTGCTCTCGATCCAGTTCGAGTCGCTACTCGAGGGGGAGCTCGACGCCGAGACGATCGCGGACGCGAAAGACCGGTTTTACGACATGAGCCCGGTCGAAGACGCCCTGACGGCGGCCGCGGCCGGCCCAGTCACGGCGATGCACGACGCCACCGAAGGCGGCGTCTACGGTGGCCTCTTCGAGATGGGGCGAGCCGCCGGCGTCGGGATCGAGATCGAGCGCGACCGCGTGCCGGTCCAGCCCGGCGTGCGCGAGGCCTGTGATTTCTTCGGAATCGACCCCTGGATCTCCATCAGCGAGGGGACGCTGCTGGCGACGGTCGACCCCGACGGCGTCGATGACGTACTGGCGGCCCTACAATCGGCAGAAATTCCGGCGGCCGACGTCGGGAGGGTCGTCGACGGCTCCGGCTTGATCGTCGACGGCGAGCCTATCGATCACCCGGGTACGGATCCGTTCTGGGCGGCCGTCGAGGAGCACATGGAGAAACGTAACTCCTGA
- a CDS encoding sensor histidine kinase, whose product MATRLPPRFVRIGVSGTITGVGLGLAALLIAQLFAGFATPLGLFFGGVFPLALATAVAAAGLLIWRCGLTAEQSVHVGFWWAIGTGVSTVTGFALVIFEASGGVTLADPEIIVVGNSASGGLGGLIVGWYDARRLALAAERERERQQLADEREKLALINRIVRHDIGNDLQVIAGTADALERYVDDDGAEPLERLQRTTSEAIDITERLRTFVSALEDDEADLRPIALQQVLTTQVENLRDRYPAATVSLSEPVPDVAVQADELLATVLHNLLSNAVTHNDSDDPRVIVTVETDPGIVTIRVADDGPGIPDPQRGSLFERGELGPDSNGSGIGLYIVDQLIERYDGSISVEDSDIGGTAFEIELPRPAGD is encoded by the coding sequence GTGGCTACACGATTACCGCCTCGGTTCGTCCGCATCGGAGTCAGCGGGACTATCACCGGTGTTGGACTCGGGCTGGCGGCCCTTCTCATCGCGCAGCTGTTCGCCGGGTTTGCGACCCCGCTCGGACTGTTTTTCGGCGGCGTCTTCCCGCTCGCGCTCGCCACTGCCGTGGCCGCCGCCGGCCTGTTGATCTGGCGCTGTGGGCTGACTGCCGAGCAGAGCGTCCACGTCGGGTTCTGGTGGGCGATCGGGACTGGCGTCTCGACAGTGACCGGGTTCGCGCTGGTCATCTTCGAGGCCAGCGGCGGCGTCACCCTTGCTGACCCGGAGATCATCGTCGTCGGCAACAGCGCGAGCGGCGGCCTCGGCGGCCTGATCGTCGGCTGGTACGACGCTCGCCGGCTCGCGCTCGCCGCCGAACGCGAGCGCGAACGCCAGCAACTGGCCGACGAACGCGAGAAGCTGGCGCTGATCAACCGGATCGTCCGCCACGACATCGGTAACGACCTCCAGGTCATCGCCGGCACGGCCGACGCCCTCGAACGCTACGTCGACGACGACGGCGCCGAGCCCCTCGAACGGCTTCAGCGGACGACCAGCGAGGCGATCGATATCACCGAACGGCTCCGGACGTTCGTCTCCGCGCTGGAAGACGACGAAGCTGACCTGCGACCGATTGCCCTCCAGCAAGTCCTCACCACGCAGGTCGAGAACCTCAGAGATCGCTATCCCGCGGCGACGGTCTCGCTGTCCGAACCCGTGCCGGACGTCGCGGTGCAGGCGGACGAACTGCTCGCGACGGTGTTGCACAACCTCCTGTCGAACGCCGTCACGCACAACGACAGCGACGATCCGCGCGTGATCGTGACGGTCGAGACCGATCCCGGGATCGTGACGATCCGAGTCGCCGACGATGGTCCGGGGATCCCCGACCCACAGCGCGGCTCGCTGTTCGAGCGCGGTGAACTCGGGCCCGACAGCAACGGCTCGGGGATCGGGCTGTACATCGTCGATCAACTCATCGAGCGCTACGACGGGTCGATCAGCGTCGAGGACAGCGACATCGGCGGTACGGCGTTCGAAATAGAACTTCCACGGCCTGCCGGCGACTAA
- a CDS encoding potassium channel family protein, whose product MKFVIVGFGRVGKRTARILGSEDHDVTIVEIDPEKVDRAREEGFDVLAGSGDDESLLEKAGIATADAIAALTGDLNVNFSACMIGKHHGARTVMRIDADYRAEIYDTYASEVDEVVYPERLGAAGAKTALLGGDFNVLADLTEELSVATIDVPEGADVIGERVVAVELPGDARIYAHGRRNEPMSIPLPNTTIEAGDTVAVSTDPESLGDIRAALGA is encoded by the coding sequence ATGAAGTTCGTCATCGTCGGCTTCGGCCGGGTGGGGAAACGTACTGCACGGATTCTCGGGAGTGAAGACCACGACGTCACGATCGTCGAGATCGACCCGGAGAAAGTCGACCGCGCTCGCGAAGAGGGGTTCGACGTACTAGCGGGCAGCGGCGACGACGAGTCGCTACTCGAGAAGGCGGGCATCGCGACGGCCGATGCGATCGCGGCGCTGACCGGCGATCTCAACGTCAACTTCTCGGCCTGTATGATCGGCAAGCACCACGGCGCCCGGACAGTCATGCGGATCGACGCGGACTACCGCGCCGAGATCTACGACACCTACGCCAGCGAGGTCGACGAGGTGGTCTATCCCGAACGACTCGGCGCGGCCGGTGCCAAGACCGCACTGCTCGGTGGCGATTTCAACGTGCTGGCGGACCTGACCGAGGAACTGTCGGTCGCGACCATCGACGTGCCCGAGGGCGCCGACGTGATCGGCGAGCGCGTCGTCGCGGTCGAGTTGCCCGGGGATGCGCGCATCTACGCACACGGCCGGCGCAACGAACCGATGTCGATCCCGCTGCCGAATACGACGATCGAAGCCGGCGATACCGTCGCTGTCTCGACCGATCCGGAATCGCTCGGCGATATTCGGGCGGCCCTCGGCGCGTAG
- a CDS encoding radical SAM protein — MARDFSRTPLIVTWELTQACGLECDHCRAEAQPDRDPEELTTEEGKRLLESVADFGHPPPILVFSGGDPLERPDLDELVDYATELGLPTAVTPAPTQKLTREVIERFADAGIHRMALSLDGPDAKSHDDFRGESGSYERVRQAAEWADEAGLSIQINTTVTANTAASLPAIADQVEELGAAMWEVFFLVPIGRGAELAQLTPAAADEWMAWLYRRQRDAPFRLITVEAPQYRRIAREIEGEPVSVGSTHAGSGFVFVSHRGEVYPSGFLPESAGNVRETDLVELYRDSELFRRLRDTGKRSGRCGQCPYRELCGGSRSRAYAVTGDPLASDPLCPLVGR; from the coding sequence ATGGCACGGGACTTCTCGCGGACGCCGCTGATCGTCACCTGGGAACTGACCCAGGCCTGTGGCCTGGAGTGTGACCACTGTCGGGCGGAGGCTCAGCCCGATCGCGACCCCGAGGAACTGACCACCGAGGAGGGCAAGCGGCTCCTCGAGAGCGTCGCGGACTTCGGCCATCCGCCGCCGATTCTCGTCTTTTCGGGCGGCGACCCGCTCGAACGGCCGGACCTGGACGAACTGGTCGATTACGCCACCGAGCTGGGCCTGCCGACAGCGGTGACGCCAGCGCCGACACAGAAGCTCACACGGGAGGTCATCGAGCGGTTCGCCGACGCCGGGATCCACCGGATGGCGCTGAGTCTGGACGGCCCGGACGCCAAGAGCCACGACGACTTCCGCGGGGAGTCGGGCAGCTACGAACGCGTCCGGCAGGCCGCCGAGTGGGCCGACGAGGCCGGGCTGTCCATCCAGATCAACACGACCGTCACCGCGAACACGGCGGCGTCGCTGCCGGCGATCGCCGACCAGGTCGAGGAGCTTGGGGCGGCCATGTGGGAGGTATTCTTCCTCGTGCCGATCGGCCGGGGGGCCGAACTGGCTCAGCTCACGCCGGCCGCGGCCGACGAGTGGATGGCCTGGCTCTATCGGCGCCAGCGCGACGCGCCGTTCCGGCTGATCACCGTCGAAGCCCCCCAGTACCGACGGATCGCCCGCGAGATCGAGGGCGAACCGGTCTCGGTCGGCTCGACCCACGCCGGCTCCGGGTTCGTCTTCGTCAGCCATCGCGGCGAGGTCTACCCCTCTGGCTTTCTCCCCGAATCGGCCGGCAACGTCCGCGAGACGGATCTGGTCGAGTTGTACCGCGACTCGGAGCTGTTCCGGCGGCTGCGCGACACCGGGAAGCGCTCGGGTCGCTGTGGCCAGTGTCCCTACCGGGAGCTGTGTGGCGGCTCCCGGTCGCGTGCGTACGCGGTGACTGGTGATCCACTCGCCAGCGACCCGCTCTGTCCGCTCGTCGGTCGTTAG
- a CDS encoding DUF7331 family protein: MTTDKPVPETDADGRYAVIETGSGETMIYDRDNPDAWVQSDHAVDVGT; the protein is encoded by the coding sequence ATGACTACGGACAAACCGGTGCCTGAAACGGACGCGGACGGACGGTACGCTGTGATCGAAACCGGCAGCGGCGAGACGATGATCTACGACCGGGACAACCCCGACGCGTGGGTACAGTCGGACCACGCCGTCGATGTCGGGACGTGA
- the uvrA gene encoding excinuclease ABC subunit UvrA, whose protein sequence is MSKDVIEVRGAEEHNLKDVDVEIPREELTVVTGLSGSGKSSLAFETVYAEGQRRYIESLSAYARNFLGQMDKPQVENVEGLSPAISIDQKNAANNPRSTVGTVTELHDYLRLLYARVGVPHCPECGREVGEQSAQNMVSRILELPEGTKAKLAAPIVRDQKGAFEDRFDDLVGEGYARVEVDGEEYDLTMNRPELDENYDHTIDVIVDRVKVAPDARSRITDSVETALEESGGILKVILPDPPEDVELGGATARSTGDLAGAGDSPDHSDRDRLEVEFSEDLACTHCGIDISEIETRSFSFNSPHGACPECEGIGETKEVDPDLVVTDPEKPLKDVFEPWSYNRTYYSRQIDNVAEHFGVSVETPFEELDESVRRQFLWGTDDRVHFQWTTKNGTREKTERFEGVIPNLERRHVETDSDRAREHIEEYMATTTCPACEGTRLKAESRAVLVNGVSITEVNQMSIGDAVAHFEGLEADLDERDTKIAEEILKEIRARLGFMEEVGLDYLTLDREAATLSGGESQRIRLATQIGSGLVGVLYVLDEPSIGLHQRDNDRLLDTLEELRDLGNTLLVVEHDEETWHRADNIIDMGPGPGKRGGEVVANGSVEDVIDTAESVTGEYIAGERSIPVPETRREGDETVTIRGARQHNLTDLDVEIPLGTFTAITGVSGSGKSTLMHEILYKGLVRRMNDTDVNPGEHDDIEGLDEIETVRLIDQSPIGRTPRSNPATYTNVFDHIRELFAETKLSKQRGYEKGRFSFNVKGGRCEACGGQGQVKIDMNFLSDVYVPCEECGGDRYNDETLDVTYKDKTISDVLEMSVEEAHEFFESHSGIRRRLKLLKDVGLGYMRLGQPSTTLSGGEAQRIKLAEELGKKDSGETLYLLDEPTTGLHPEDERKLIDVLHRLAEDGNTVVVIEHELDLVKNADHIIDLGPEGGENGGEVVTTGTPEEVARDEDSYTGEYLRDLLPDIELQGPRADREIAQPVADDD, encoded by the coding sequence ATGAGCAAGGACGTCATCGAGGTCCGCGGCGCCGAGGAACACAACCTCAAGGACGTCGACGTCGAGATCCCGCGCGAGGAGTTGACAGTCGTCACCGGCCTCTCTGGGTCGGGCAAGTCCTCGCTCGCCTTCGAGACAGTCTACGCCGAGGGCCAGCGTCGATATATCGAATCGCTGTCGGCCTACGCCCGGAACTTCCTGGGCCAGATGGACAAACCGCAGGTCGAAAACGTCGAAGGGCTCTCGCCGGCGATCAGCATCGACCAGAAGAACGCCGCCAACAACCCCCGTTCGACCGTGGGGACCGTCACTGAACTACACGATTATCTGCGACTCCTCTATGCACGAGTCGGCGTGCCCCACTGTCCGGAGTGTGGCCGGGAGGTCGGCGAGCAATCGGCCCAGAACATGGTCAGTCGGATCCTCGAACTCCCCGAAGGGACGAAGGCCAAACTGGCCGCGCCGATCGTCCGCGACCAGAAGGGGGCCTTCGAGGATCGGTTCGACGACCTCGTGGGCGAGGGATACGCCCGCGTCGAGGTCGACGGCGAGGAGTACGACCTCACGATGAACAGGCCAGAACTGGACGAGAACTACGACCACACGATCGACGTGATCGTCGACCGGGTGAAAGTCGCGCCCGACGCCCGCTCGCGGATCACCGACTCCGTCGAGACCGCCCTCGAAGAGAGCGGCGGCATCCTCAAGGTCATCCTGCCGGATCCGCCCGAAGACGTGGAGCTGGGTGGAGCGACGGCGAGATCGACCGGAGATCTAGCCGGTGCCGGCGACAGCCCCGACCACAGCGATCGCGATCGCCTCGAAGTCGAATTTTCGGAGGATCTGGCGTGCACGCACTGCGGGATCGACATCTCCGAGATCGAGACCCGGAGCTTCTCGTTCAACTCCCCGCACGGGGCCTGCCCGGAGTGTGAGGGGATCGGCGAGACCAAGGAGGTCGACCCCGATCTGGTCGTGACCGATCCCGAAAAGCCACTCAAAGACGTCTTCGAGCCCTGGAGCTACAACCGGACCTACTATTCGCGACAGATCGACAACGTCGCCGAGCACTTCGGCGTCTCCGTCGAGACGCCCTTCGAGGAACTGGACGAGTCGGTTCGCCGGCAGTTCCTCTGGGGCACCGACGACCGGGTCCACTTCCAGTGGACGACCAAGAACGGCACCCGCGAGAAGACCGAGCGCTTCGAGGGCGTCATCCCCAATCTGGAGCGTCGCCACGTCGAGACCGACTCCGACCGGGCCCGCGAGCACATCGAGGAGTACATGGCGACCACCACGTGCCCGGCGTGTGAGGGGACGCGACTGAAAGCCGAATCCCGGGCGGTGCTCGTGAACGGGGTCTCCATCACCGAAGTGAATCAGATGTCGATCGGCGACGCCGTAGCGCACTTCGAGGGCCTGGAAGCCGATCTCGACGAGCGCGACACGAAGATCGCCGAGGAGATCCTCAAGGAGATCCGCGCTCGGCTGGGGTTCATGGAGGAGGTCGGGTTGGACTATCTCACCCTCGACCGGGAGGCCGCGACGCTCTCCGGAGGCGAGAGCCAGCGCATCCGGCTGGCCACCCAGATCGGATCGGGACTGGTGGGTGTGCTGTACGTGCTGGACGAGCCGTCGATCGGCCTGCACCAGCGGGACAACGACCGCCTGCTGGACACGCTGGAGGAACTTCGGGATCTCGGAAACACCCTGCTCGTCGTCGAGCACGACGAGGAGACCTGGCACCGGGCGGACAACATCATCGATATGGGCCCCGGCCCGGGCAAGCGCGGCGGCGAGGTCGTCGCCAACGGCTCGGTCGAGGACGTGATCGACACAGCCGAGAGCGTCACCGGCGAGTACATCGCCGGCGAGCGGTCGATCCCGGTGCCCGAGACCCGCCGGGAGGGCGACGAGACGGTCACGATTCGCGGCGCTCGCCAGCACAATCTCACGGACCTGGACGTGGAGATCCCGCTCGGAACCTTCACCGCAATCACGGGCGTCTCCGGATCGGGCAAGTCCACGCTGATGCACGAGATCCTCTACAAGGGCCTCGTCCGGCGGATGAACGACACCGACGTCAACCCCGGCGAGCACGACGACATCGAGGGGCTCGACGAGATCGAGACCGTCCGACTGATCGACCAGTCGCCCATCGGGCGCACGCCCCGCTCGAACCCCGCGACCTACACGAACGTCTTCGATCACATCCGCGAGCTGTTCGCCGAGACCAAGCTCTCGAAACAGCGGGGCTACGAGAAGGGTCGGTTCTCCTTCAACGTCAAGGGGGGCAGATGTGAGGCCTGCGGCGGACAGGGGCAGGTCAAGATCGACATGAACTTCCTCAGCGACGTCTACGTACCCTGCGAGGAGTGTGGCGGCGACCGCTACAACGACGAGACCCTCGACGTGACCTACAAGGACAAGACCATCTCGGACGTGCTGGAGATGAGCGTCGAGGAGGCCCACGAGTTCTTCGAGAGTCACTCGGGCATCCGACGGCGGCTGAAGCTGCTGAAGGACGTCGGGCTGGGCTACATGCGGCTGGGTCAGCCCTCGACGACCCTCTCAGGCGGCGAGGCCCAGCGGATCAAGCTCGCCGAAGAACTCGGCAAGAAAGACTCCGGTGAGACGCTGTACCTGCTCGACGAACCGACGACTGGCCTGCATCCCGAGGACGAGCGCAAGCTCATCGACGTGTTGCATCGGCTTGCCGAGGACGGCAACACCGTCGTCGTGATCGAGCACGAACTCGATCTGGTGAAGAACGCCGACCACATCATCGACCTCGGCCCCGAGGGCGGCGAGAACGGCGGCGAGGTCGTCACGACCGGCACGCCCGAAGAGGTGGCCCGCGATGAGGACTCATACACCGGCGAGTACCTGCGTGATCTACTGCCGGACATCGAGTTGCAGGGACCGCGCGCGGATCGGGAGATCGCACAGCCAGTCGCCGACGACGACTGA
- a CDS encoding DUF460 domain-containing protein, giving the protein MSTRTGALDALVFGVDVQSGDIRGDAPSYALVIFDGESIERDVVSHRKLRRLIDDERPGIVATDNMYELASDKDALIRFLGQLPSETKLVQVTGDEQPEPLSRVAKRHGVPYDKQPMAEAEAAARLAASNVGYEVSAFTDTTEVKVARGRSTGGGGGFSEDRYTRRIHGAVKTTAREVESELDSAGLEYEKDVTEKYGGYANAVFEVEGRPAEIPVSEHRSGDTRIEIERMRRDGIEFRPLAKRRDHVLVGVDPGTTTAVAIVGLDGSVLDVYSTRTDDTAAVTEWIVERGRPVVVAADVTPMPNTVEKLRRSFDAAAWVPDSDLPVDEKQHRTRELAYDNDHERDALAAALSAYDDHEDQIDRIATKVPPEREVGPVVADVVAGDHSVESALAAREDDEGDDADTESSHDPRELTAEEKKIKRLEARVERLESHTEDLKDTIATKDEQLDEYERKLKAARSEQRTEARKRREVTRLERENDRLERELGDERERVEELEGKLERLKALWKLDHSNFADVSEKREGLVPVKIVEKFTTEAIVDADERFGLASGDVIMFRDATGAGRSTAERLAEIEPRLVLRQGGLSDASDEVLFNERVPVADAEKVTVQEVDELAVAREREVEAAIEQWDDWVDDRKRERNQQMVDRLISEHRASDRGES; this is encoded by the coding sequence GTGAGCACGCGAACAGGTGCCCTCGACGCGCTCGTGTTCGGGGTGGACGTCCAGAGCGGCGATATCCGCGGGGACGCCCCTTCCTATGCGCTCGTGATCTTCGACGGCGAGTCCATCGAGCGCGACGTCGTCTCCCACCGGAAGCTCCGGCGGCTGATCGACGACGAGCGGCCGGGGATCGTCGCCACGGACAACATGTACGAACTGGCCAGCGACAAGGACGCGCTGATCCGGTTTCTGGGACAGCTCCCCTCTGAGACGAAACTCGTGCAGGTCACCGGTGACGAACAGCCCGAACCCCTCTCGCGTGTCGCCAAGCGCCACGGCGTCCCCTACGACAAGCAGCCGATGGCCGAGGCCGAGGCCGCCGCCCGGCTGGCGGCTTCGAACGTCGGCTACGAGGTCTCGGCGTTCACCGACACGACCGAGGTCAAGGTCGCCCGGGGGCGCTCGACCGGCGGCGGTGGCGGCTTCTCGGAAGACCGCTACACCCGCCGGATCCACGGCGCGGTCAAGACGACTGCCCGCGAGGTCGAGTCCGAACTCGATTCGGCGGGGCTCGAGTACGAGAAGGACGTCACCGAGAAGTACGGCGGCTACGCCAACGCCGTCTTCGAGGTCGAGGGACGGCCGGCCGAGATCCCCGTTTCCGAGCACCGTAGCGGCGACACCCGGATCGAGATCGAACGGATGCGACGCGACGGCATCGAGTTCCGGCCGCTGGCAAAGCGCCGCGATCACGTGCTGGTCGGCGTCGATCCCGGCACGACGACGGCCGTCGCGATCGTCGGCCTCGACGGCTCGGTGCTGGACGTCTACTCGACGCGGACCGACGATACCGCCGCCGTCACGGAGTGGATCGTCGAGCGCGGCCGCCCGGTCGTCGTCGCCGCGGACGTGACGCCGATGCCAAACACCGTCGAGAAACTGCGACGGAGCTTCGACGCTGCGGCCTGGGTCCCGGATTCCGATCTGCCGGTCGACGAGAAACAGCACCGCACTCGCGAACTCGCCTACGACAACGACCACGAACGCGACGCGCTGGCGGCGGCCCTGTCGGCCTACGACGACCACGAGGACCAGATCGACCGGATCGCGACGAAAGTCCCGCCCGAACGGGAGGTCGGCCCGGTCGTCGCCGACGTCGTCGCCGGCGACCACTCCGTCGAGAGCGCGCTGGCCGCCCGCGAGGACGACGAGGGCGACGACGCCGACACCGAATCGAGTCACGATCCACGCGAACTGACTGCCGAGGAAAAGAAGATCAAGCGGCTCGAGGCACGCGTCGAACGACTCGAATCCCACACCGAGGACCTCAAAGACACGATCGCCACGAAAGACGAGCAACTCGACGAATACGAGCGGAAACTGAAAGCGGCCCGCAGCGAGCAGCGGACCGAGGCGCGCAAGCGGCGGGAAGTCACCCGGCTCGAACGGGAGAACGACCGCCTGGAGCGAGAACTCGGCGACGAGCGCGAGCGCGTCGAGGAACTGGAGGGGAAACTCGAACGGCTGAAGGCCCTCTGGAAGCTCGATCACTCGAACTTCGCGGATGTCTCCGAGAAACGGGAAGGGCTGGTCCCGGTCAAGATCGTCGAGAAGTTCACTACGGAGGCGATCGTCGACGCCGACGAGCGGTTCGGCCTCGCGAGCGGCGACGTGATCATGTTCCGGGACGCAACCGGTGCGGGCCGCTCGACCGCCGAGCGTCTCGCCGAGATCGAACCCCGGCTGGTGTTGCGCCAGGGCGGGCTCTCCGATGCGTCCGACGAGGTACTGTTCAACGAGCGGGTTCCGGTCGCTGACGCCGAGAAGGTGACTGTCCAGGAGGTGGACGAACTCGCCGTCGCTCGCGAGCGCGAGGTCGAGGCCGCGATCGAGCAGTGGGACGACTGGGTCGACGACCGCAAGCGCGAGCGCAACCAGCAGATGGTCGACCGCCTCATCAGCGAACACCGGGCGTCCGACCGCGGCGAGAGTTGA
- the rnz gene encoding ribonuclease Z: MRVTFLGTSGAVPTTERNPSAVLLRREGERFLFDCGEGTQRQMMRFSTGFDVSHIFVTHLHGDHVLGIPGLLQTLDFNDRTDPLAIHAPHGTRRQLEQLIEATGERPTYPLRIHQIRPGDTVLDTDEYTIEAFETDHRTKSIGYVLVENDRKGRFDRQKAEEELGISPGPKYSKLHAGEPVEHDGRTIQPEEVVGPPRPGRRVVYTGDTRPTAAATEASEDADLLIHEATFAEDRRDRAGQTGHTTAKQAAELANRAGAKRLALTHLSTRYAGQGDRLEAEASEIFEGERVFVAEDGQAIDVPFPDAGET, translated from the coding sequence ATGCGCGTGACGTTTCTGGGGACCAGCGGGGCCGTGCCGACGACCGAGCGCAACCCTTCGGCCGTCCTGTTGCGCCGGGAGGGCGAGCGGTTTCTGTTCGACTGCGGCGAGGGGACCCAACGCCAGATGATGCGCTTTTCGACCGGTTTCGACGTCTCTCACATCTTCGTCACGCACCTGCACGGCGATCACGTCCTCGGGATCCCCGGACTGTTGCAGACGCTGGATTTCAACGACCGGACCGACCCGCTGGCGATTCACGCGCCCCACGGGACCCGCCGTCAGCTCGAACAGCTGATCGAGGCGACCGGCGAACGGCCGACCTATCCGCTCCGGATCCATCAGATCCGTCCCGGCGACACGGTGCTCGACACCGACGAATACACCATCGAGGCGTTCGAGACCGACCACCGGACGAAATCGATCGGCTACGTCCTCGTCGAGAACGACCGAAAGGGCCGGTTCGACCGACAGAAAGCCGAGGAGGAACTCGGCATTTCGCCGGGGCCGAAGTACTCGAAACTCCACGCAGGCGAGCCGGTCGAACACGACGGACGGACGATCCAGCCTGAGGAGGTCGTCGGCCCCCCGCGACCGGGTCGGCGCGTGGTGTACACGGGCGACACGCGCCCGACGGCCGCCGCGACAGAGGCGAGCGAGGACGCCGACCTGCTGATCCACGAGGCGACCTTCGCCGAGGACCGCCGCGACCGGGCCGGACAGACCGGCCACACCACAGCGAAACAGGCCGCTGAACTGGCCAATCGGGCCGGCGCGAAGCGACTCGCGCTGACGCATCTCTCGACGCGCTACGCCGGCCAGGGGGACCGACTCGAAGCGGAGGCCAGCGAGATCTTCGAGGGCGAGCGCGTGTTCGTCGCCGAGGACGGCCAGGCGATCGACGTGCCGTTTCCGGACGCCGGCGAGACGTAA
- a CDS encoding aldo/keto reductase yields MEYTTLGSTGITVSQIALGCMSFGSSDEWMLDDEESRELIERAIDLGINFFDTANVYSNGESEEILGDVLAEYDRDEQVVATKVFGEMDEGNPNSQGLSRKAIEQELSNSLDRLGMETIDLYQIHRWDYDTPIEQTLRTLDDTVRRGQVRHVGASSMWAYQFAEALHTSDRLGLERFATMQNLYNLVYREEEREMLPLCDREGIGVMPWSPLGAGFLTRPHEEFEETTRGEHESSIGRPYPEGGGREINERVQELAAEKGVTMAQIALAWQFHKDWVTAPIVGTSSIDHLEDAVEALEIDLTDSEIEYLEAPYEPVPISGHE; encoded by the coding sequence ATGGAGTACACCACGCTCGGATCGACCGGAATCACAGTGAGTCAAATCGCCCTCGGGTGCATGAGTTTCGGGTCGAGCGACGAGTGGATGCTCGACGACGAGGAAAGCCGCGAACTCATCGAGCGCGCGATCGATCTGGGAATCAACTTCTTCGATACCGCAAACGTCTACTCGAACGGTGAGAGCGAGGAGATTCTCGGGGACGTGCTTGCGGAGTACGACCGCGACGAACAGGTCGTGGCCACGAAGGTCTTCGGCGAGATGGACGAGGGCAACCCGAACTCACAGGGGCTCTCCCGGAAGGCGATCGAACAGGAGCTGTCGAACTCGCTGGACCGCCTGGGGATGGAGACGATCGATCTCTATCAGATCCACCGCTGGGACTACGACACGCCCATCGAGCAGACGCTACGAACGCTCGACGATACCGTCCGCCGCGGGCAGGTCCGACACGTCGGGGCCTCGTCGATGTGGGCCTACCAGTTCGCCGAGGCGCTACACACCAGCGATCGGCTCGGCCTGGAGCGGTTCGCCACGATGCAGAACCTCTACAACCTCGTCTACCGGGAGGAGGAACGCGAGATGCTCCCGCTCTGCGACCGCGAGGGGATCGGCGTCATGCCCTGGAGTCCGCTCGGAGCGGGCTTTCTGACCCGGCCACACGAGGAGTTCGAGGAGACCACGCGGGGCGAACACGAGAGTTCGATCGGTCGTCCCTATCCGGAGGGCGGCGGCCGGGAGATAAACGAGCGCGTCCAGGAACTCGCCGCCGAGAAGGGCGTGACGATGGCCCAGATCGCGCTGGCCTGGCAGTTCCACAAGGACTGGGTAACCGCACCGATCGTCGGCACTTCCAGCATCGACCACCTCGAAGACGCCGTCGAGGCGCTGGAGATCGACCTGACCGACAGCGAGATCGAGTACCTCGAAGCGCCCTACGAGCCGGTGCCGATATCAGGCCACGAGTGA